From Butyricimonas paravirosa, one genomic window encodes:
- the hcp gene encoding hydroxylamine reductase, protein MFCYQCQETAKGTGCTVRGVCGKTSDVANLQDLLLFILKGIAHYRVQLRALDAVDHSADRFILDGLFMTITNANFDKQRFVEKIKEAIKLREQLKQAFLDKGGKPEKITFEGAFWTANTLEEMESKAGFVGVLSTENEDIRSLREMLTYGMKGMAAYTEHAYNLGHENPSIYEFIDRGLVATTLPLSADQLVQMVLECGKNGVDAMALLDKANTDTYGNPEITKVDIGVRKNPGILISGHDLRDLYELLEQTEGTGVDVYTHSEMLPAHYYPAFKKYKHFAGNYGNSWWRQVYEFQHFNGPMLFTTNCIVPPHPDANYKDRVYTTGSAGFPGFKHIERKPGQPKDFSEIIEHAKRCPAPEAIETGSIIGGFAHNQVFALADKVVEAVKSGAIRKFFVMAGCDGRMKGREYYTEFAQKLPKDTVILTAGCAKYRYNKLPLGDINGIPRVLDAGQCNDSYSLAVIALKLKEIFGVKDINELPIVYNIAWYEQKAVIVLLALLYLGVKNIHLGPTLPGFLSPNVAKVLVEKFGIAGITTADDDLKFFLEN, encoded by the coding sequence ATGTTTTGTTATCAATGCCAAGAAACAGCAAAAGGAACCGGATGCACGGTCCGCGGCGTATGCGGAAAGACATCGGATGTAGCCAATTTACAGGACTTACTACTATTTATCCTAAAGGGAATCGCACACTACCGGGTACAACTCCGAGCCCTCGATGCCGTTGACCACTCGGCAGATCGCTTTATTCTCGATGGCTTGTTCATGACCATCACGAACGCAAACTTCGACAAGCAACGTTTCGTGGAAAAAATCAAAGAGGCTATCAAATTACGGGAACAACTGAAACAGGCCTTTCTCGACAAAGGCGGGAAACCCGAAAAGATCACGTTCGAGGGAGCCTTCTGGACAGCCAACACGTTGGAAGAAATGGAATCGAAAGCCGGATTCGTGGGAGTTCTCTCCACCGAAAACGAGGACATCCGTTCTTTGAGAGAGATGCTCACCTACGGGATGAAGGGAATGGCTGCTTACACGGAACACGCCTATAATCTCGGACACGAGAACCCGTCCATCTACGAATTCATTGACCGGGGACTAGTAGCCACCACGCTCCCTCTCTCTGCCGACCAACTCGTGCAGATGGTTCTTGAATGTGGTAAAAATGGCGTTGATGCCATGGCCTTGCTTGATAAAGCCAACACGGACACTTACGGTAACCCGGAAATCACGAAAGTGGACATCGGCGTGCGGAAAAATCCCGGTATCCTAATCAGCGGTCACGACCTGCGAGACCTGTACGAACTTTTGGAACAGACGGAAGGTACGGGTGTGGACGTCTACACCCACAGCGAGATGCTACCCGCACACTACTACCCGGCATTCAAGAAATACAAACACTTCGCCGGAAACTACGGTAACTCGTGGTGGAGACAAGTGTATGAATTCCAACATTTCAACGGCCCGATGCTATTTACCACGAACTGCATCGTTCCCCCGCATCCGGACGCAAATTACAAGGACCGGGTGTACACGACCGGATCGGCAGGTTTCCCCGGGTTCAAGCATATCGAGCGCAAGCCCGGACAACCGAAAGATTTCAGTGAAATCATCGAACACGCTAAAAGATGCCCGGCACCGGAGGCCATCGAAACCGGAAGTATCATTGGAGGATTCGCCCACAACCAAGTGTTCGCACTGGCAGACAAAGTCGTGGAAGCCGTGAAGTCCGGGGCTATCCGCAAATTCTTCGTTATGGCAGGATGCGACGGCCGGATGAAAGGTCGGGAATATTACACCGAGTTCGCCCAGAAACTCCCGAAAGACACGGTGATCCTTACCGCGGGATGTGCCAAGTACCGTTACAACAAACTACCCCTTGGGGATATTAACGGTATTCCGAGAGTACTGGACGCCGGACAATGTAACGATAGCTACTCGCTGGCAGTTATTGCCTTGAAACTGAAGGAAATTTTCGGGGTAAAAGACATTAATGAATTACCTATCGTTTACAACATCGCTTGGTACGAGCAGAAAGCTGTCATCGTGTTGTTAGCCTTGCTCTATCTCGGAGTGAAGAACATTCACCTCGGACCGACCTTACCCGGATTCCTTTCTCCAAACGTGGCGAAAGTACTCGTGGAAAAATTCGGTATTGCCGGGATCACAACCGCAGATGATGATTTGAAATTCTTTTTGGAAAATTAA
- a CDS encoding M16 family metallopeptidase — MNILKCLFTVCLLGMFFSIVEGQKRVPANELIALPEGTVYKQLPNGLHYVIKQNDMPGHKVEFRLILRAGSILQTEKEGGVAHFLEHMAFNGTEHFPNKGIVEFLESLGVKYGFGINAFTGFDRTIYMFSIPTDRPEDLDRGLLILKDWLTGIQIRPEQVEREKGVILEEARGYDTGDPFYDVKVGGTRYSERMPLGTPEEIKSMTAEKLENFYRKWYVPELATIVVVGDLNVGEMEEKIKELFEGIPAVKTTGYKEYPLGYKEKVAYQEMQDTLISRSTLELILPKVTTVQSTYGDRLKKIKESVLVSAVNARFKAQDLRVSLSDNWYLSDKDHLVFSIDGEHGTEIKEKIVEVVSTLKQIREQGFCEPELARLKENAIKQLGKLYTVKSSEQWCEDFADLAISGERYVTDTLHNGWLATQIRAIESKELQTLAGKWFGCLSHVRAAYHYNPLKGEKLTEKEIQDSWEEGEKVSRGVYEYVVVEEEEQEEVDVPEFLVRKFTPSRQLIVSERMIDGLDVKEICLMNGARIILKRTKDEDRQITLTAFARGGASILTPENYPLLEGVAGYMEMGGIEKMDYDSYCEMLAQEEMAFSVTFEPYWHGWIAMAPADKVTELCHLVYEKCFYPEKRYEDFEDAKQDMLANVGQETMLSKMLKSAPDRQMAARIDQLMGNSLATGKMAESREEIEALNLDDIADFYRQLYTNPNGLVCVVCGNFDMNEVERDLVAVLGMFPAQEKVNNWVLPEFDYPKGGFREIFPNENEGQTIFDYLYYGNYEAGLRNSLMLKLVRDVVRNRLLSVLREQESLLYSPYMLLYYKGLPQAGYYFDINASVDTKNMEKVDQLLKEIIRDVQENEVEESELAALQRSFVVTRREVVNDYATAEWKKYLMGALRDGETLDDLARYEEILYSITPADLKDACRKYLNMERCGVLLMQGKESK, encoded by the coding sequence ATGAATATATTGAAATGCCTATTTACCGTATGTTTGCTAGGAATGTTTTTTTCGATAGTGGAAGGACAGAAACGTGTTCCTGCAAATGAATTGATTGCGTTACCGGAAGGTACCGTGTACAAACAGTTACCGAATGGATTGCATTATGTTATTAAACAAAATGATATGCCGGGGCATAAGGTTGAATTCCGTTTGATCCTGCGTGCCGGCTCGATCTTGCAGACCGAGAAGGAAGGTGGTGTGGCACACTTCCTTGAGCACATGGCTTTCAACGGGACTGAACATTTCCCGAATAAGGGAATCGTTGAATTTCTTGAGTCGTTGGGAGTGAAGTATGGATTTGGGATTAATGCTTTTACCGGATTTGACCGTACAATTTATATGTTTTCCATTCCGACAGACCGACCGGAAGATCTGGATCGGGGATTGTTGATATTGAAAGATTGGTTGACGGGCATTCAAATACGTCCGGAACAAGTTGAAAGGGAAAAAGGGGTGATATTGGAAGAGGCCCGCGGGTATGATACGGGTGATCCTTTTTACGATGTGAAAGTCGGGGGAACCCGTTATAGTGAACGAATGCCTTTGGGAACCCCGGAAGAGATAAAGAGTATGACCGCGGAGAAGCTGGAAAACTTCTATCGGAAATGGTATGTGCCCGAGCTGGCCACGATTGTCGTGGTTGGAGATTTGAATGTCGGGGAGATGGAGGAAAAGATCAAAGAATTGTTTGAAGGGATTCCTGCGGTAAAAACAACCGGGTACAAGGAATATCCTTTGGGGTACAAAGAGAAGGTGGCTTACCAGGAAATGCAGGATACGTTGATTAGTCGTTCGACATTAGAGTTAATATTACCAAAAGTTACTACCGTGCAATCAACTTACGGTGACCGTCTGAAAAAGATAAAAGAGAGTGTGTTGGTGTCGGCTGTCAATGCCCGCTTTAAGGCACAAGATTTACGGGTTTCGTTGTCCGACAACTGGTATCTGAGTGACAAAGACCATCTGGTGTTTTCCATCGACGGGGAGCATGGAACCGAGATAAAGGAAAAAATCGTGGAGGTCGTGAGTACCTTGAAACAAATTCGCGAACAAGGATTTTGTGAACCGGAATTGGCTCGGTTAAAAGAAAATGCCATAAAGCAATTAGGAAAGCTCTATACCGTTAAGAGTTCCGAACAATGGTGTGAGGATTTTGCAGACTTGGCAATTTCGGGCGAGCGTTACGTGACGGATACCTTACATAATGGTTGGCTCGCCACTCAAATACGCGCAATTGAAAGTAAGGAATTACAGACCTTGGCGGGTAAGTGGTTTGGGTGTTTATCTCACGTGCGTGCAGCCTATCATTATAACCCGTTGAAAGGAGAAAAGTTGACGGAAAAAGAAATTCAGGACTCTTGGGAGGAGGGAGAAAAAGTCTCTCGTGGCGTGTACGAGTATGTGGTGGTGGAAGAGGAAGAACAGGAGGAAGTGGATGTGCCTGAATTTTTAGTACGTAAGTTTACGCCTTCCCGGCAGTTGATTGTTTCGGAACGCATGATTGATGGGCTGGACGTGAAAGAAATTTGTCTGATGAATGGCGCACGGATTATTTTGAAACGGACGAAAGATGAGGATCGACAAATCACGTTAACCGCTTTTGCTAGGGGAGGAGCCTCGATACTGACTCCCGAGAATTACCCCTTGTTGGAAGGCGTGGCAGGTTATATGGAGATGGGGGGAATCGAGAAGATGGATTATGACTCGTATTGTGAAATGTTGGCACAGGAGGAAATGGCTTTTTCCGTAACGTTCGAACCTTATTGGCATGGGTGGATTGCCATGGCTCCGGCAGACAAGGTTACTGAATTATGCCATCTGGTGTATGAAAAGTGTTTTTATCCGGAAAAGCGGTATGAAGATTTTGAAGATGCCAAACAAGATATGTTGGCAAATGTGGGACAGGAAACGATGTTGTCGAAGATGTTGAAAAGTGCGCCGGACAGACAGATGGCGGCACGAATAGATCAGTTAATGGGTAATTCCTTGGCAACTGGAAAAATGGCCGAGAGTCGGGAAGAAATAGAGGCGCTGAATCTGGACGACATTGCTGACTTTTACAGGCAGTTGTACACAAATCCCAATGGATTAGTGTGTGTCGTTTGCGGGAATTTTGATATGAACGAGGTGGAACGTGATTTGGTCGCTGTTCTCGGTATGTTTCCTGCGCAAGAAAAAGTTAATAACTGGGTATTGCCGGAGTTTGATTACCCGAAAGGAGGTTTCCGGGAGATATTCCCGAATGAGAATGAAGGACAGACTATTTTTGATTATCTCTATTATGGGAACTACGAGGCAGGATTACGCAATTCTTTGATGCTGAAATTAGTGAGGGATGTTGTTCGCAATCGCTTGCTGAGCGTGTTACGGGAACAAGAGTCTTTGCTGTATTCTCCATATATGCTTTTATATTACAAAGGATTACCGCAGGCCGGATATTATTTTGATATTAATGCCTCGGTGGATACTAAAAATATGGAGAAGGTGGATCAGCTGTTGAAGGAAATTATCCGGGATGTACAGGAGAATGAAGTGGAAGAGAGTGAATTAGCTGCATTGCAACGCTCCTTTGTCGTGACTCGGCGTGAGGTGGTAAATGATTACGCTACCGCAGAGTGGAAGAAGTATTTGATGGGTGCTTTGCGGGATGGAGAGACGTTGGACGATCTGGCACGTTACGAGGAGATTCTGTATTCGATCACCCCGGCAGATCTGAAAGATGCCTGTCGGAAGTATCTGAATATGGAGAGATGTGGTGTTTTGTTAATGCAGGGCAAAGAATCGAAATAA
- a CDS encoding DUF4929 family protein produces the protein MSTMGKLQIMLLLLIAAFSGCSESDEREYMGKNSIYIRTEGDPVILAMDNEPLKATLMLIRAYDKDVSLEIDVKYLTEGVENLVTVNPAVVTIPAGEKSVDFEIISNDKEGVEDKVYLEIGVKYPLPEADMGKVEEVLRVVVKPYMEAEDLTEEQQALLEGYKAKGLDLSKWIGVIPVRVSVEVPPTDGLESLINGMKKVYTGKTVITLSEDATAEQPILKMTNNPMGLTEFMYDMLRKETVENDMFWYYDPGEGMVNPYMAMMELIGLSKTTLETFEMTLDNIRVDFPQSGVSNVAFLGERPDIWDETELITIVPFAYDYSAWNRLKEILDAGDNELAQEYVEYGATLDPTQYLFYSGIDEDYWEDGNWIEPQGILTGNKLTFQFNFDHYNAGGYSIIRVEYTLSE, from the coding sequence ATGAGTACCATGGGAAAATTGCAAATCATGCTTTTATTGTTGATCGCCGCTTTTTCCGGTTGTTCGGAATCGGACGAGAGAGAATATATGGGGAAGAATTCGATATATATCAGAACAGAGGGAGATCCGGTAATATTGGCAATGGACAATGAGCCTTTGAAGGCGACGTTAATGTTGATACGTGCCTATGATAAAGACGTGTCTCTGGAAATTGACGTGAAATACCTAACGGAAGGGGTGGAAAACTTGGTGACCGTGAATCCTGCCGTTGTGACCATTCCGGCGGGAGAAAAGAGTGTGGATTTTGAAATTATCTCAAATGATAAGGAGGGTGTGGAGGATAAGGTATATTTGGAAATAGGAGTAAAATATCCATTGCCGGAAGCGGATATGGGGAAAGTGGAGGAGGTGTTGCGTGTTGTCGTGAAACCTTATATGGAGGCCGAGGATTTAACCGAAGAACAACAGGCATTGCTGGAAGGGTACAAGGCGAAAGGGTTGGATTTGAGTAAGTGGATAGGAGTGATCCCGGTAAGGGTGAGCGTGGAGGTACCACCTACGGATGGCTTGGAATCTTTAATTAACGGGATGAAGAAGGTGTATACCGGAAAGACCGTGATTACGTTGAGTGAAGACGCAACGGCTGAACAACCGATACTTAAAATGACGAATAATCCGATGGGTTTGACCGAGTTTATGTATGATATGTTGCGTAAGGAGACGGTTGAAAATGATATGTTTTGGTATTATGATCCTGGAGAGGGGATGGTAAATCCTTATATGGCAATGATGGAATTAATCGGGCTTTCTAAAACAACTTTGGAAACTTTTGAGATGACGTTGGATAATATCCGTGTTGATTTTCCCCAAAGTGGTGTATCAAATGTGGCGTTTCTGGGGGAAAGACCTGATATATGGGATGAAACAGAATTGATAACCATTGTTCCTTTTGCTTATGATTATTCTGCATGGAATCGTTTGAAAGAGATTCTGGATGCTGGAGATAATGAACTTGCACAAGAATATGTGGAGTATGGAGCCACTCTCGATCCTACCCAATATCTGTTCTATTCGGGAATAGATGAAGATTACTGGGAAGATGGTAATTGGATCGAACCCCAGGGAATATTGACAGGTAATAAGTTGACGTTCCAGTTTAATTTTGATCATTATAATGCCGGAGGATACAGCATTATTAGAGTAGAATACACTTTATCTGAGTAG
- a CDS encoding ChaN family lipoprotein, with amino-acid sequence MRSCLTILLVMLLGLTNYGKGQEKKAYRLFDAKGKEIEYKEMMKVLKAQDVVFIGEVHNCAIAHWLEYEMVKDLHAAHKDKLTIGLEMLEADNQLIVDEYIERLISSDRFEEEARLWPNYLTDYAPVVGLGREHGLRVVATNVPRRYANMVKNGGFEALEKLSGEAKKYIAPLPIDYEPDEEAAGMFGLMMMTSGKHTDPENVAKAQALKDATMGWFIAQNLKSKFVHLNGNYHSDFKKGIITYLNKYRPGLKIATVCSVRQDDIKKLGEENEGRADFYICVPTDMTMTY; translated from the coding sequence ATGAGGAGTTGTTTGACTATTTTACTAGTAATGTTGTTGGGTTTAACCAACTATGGTAAAGGACAGGAAAAGAAAGCTTACCGTTTGTTTGATGCGAAGGGAAAGGAAATCGAATATAAAGAGATGATGAAAGTGCTGAAGGCGCAGGATGTCGTGTTTATCGGTGAGGTTCATAATTGTGCCATAGCCCACTGGTTGGAATACGAGATGGTGAAGGACTTGCACGCTGCCCATAAAGACAAATTGACAATCGGGTTGGAAATGCTGGAGGCGGATAACCAGTTGATTGTAGATGAATATATTGAACGGTTGATTTCTTCCGATCGTTTTGAAGAGGAGGCCCGGTTGTGGCCCAATTATCTGACAGATTATGCACCTGTTGTCGGGTTAGGACGTGAACACGGGTTACGGGTGGTTGCGACGAACGTACCCCGGCGATATGCTAATATGGTGAAAAACGGGGGATTTGAGGCTTTGGAGAAATTATCGGGAGAGGCTAAAAAATATATCGCACCCCTGCCGATTGATTACGAGCCAGATGAAGAGGCCGCCGGGATGTTTGGTTTGATGATGATGACTTCGGGAAAACATACCGATCCGGAGAATGTAGCTAAAGCTCAAGCATTGAAAGATGCCACGATGGGATGGTTTATTGCCCAGAATTTGAAGTCCAAATTTGTACATCTGAATGGGAACTATCATTCGGATTTTAAGAAAGGCATCATCACCTATCTGAATAAATATCGTCCCGGTTTGAAGATTGCAACCGTATGCTCTGTGCGGCAGGATGATATAAAAAAATTAGGGGAAGAAAATGAAGGACGTGCGGATTTTTATATCTGTGTTCCAACTGATATGACCATGACATATTAG
- a CDS encoding AI-2E family transporter → MSLKEQYWRYSLVAIILLLGILIFFQILPFFSGILGAMTIYILLRNQMLYLTEKKRMKRSIMAILLLCETILCFLIPLSIVVWVFVNKLQAINLDPHSLIAPVEHVAELIREKVGYDLLSKGNIDTILAALPKIGQFLMGSISSFTINVVVLLFVLYFMLIGGRDMEEYVSEILPFNQRNKKNILHEFNMIVKSNAIGIPLLAVIQGAVAMLGYFVFGAPSPVLWGFLSCFATIIPIVGTALIWAPLALYMGMTGHWGMAIGLAVYALVVISNVDNLVRFMLQKKMADTHPLITIFGVVIGLSLFGFMGVIFGPLLLSIFVFCVNIFKVEYLEGEGRTRPKIYKP, encoded by the coding sequence ATGAGTCTTAAAGAACAATACTGGAGATATTCCCTCGTGGCAATTATTCTGTTGCTGGGAATTCTTATATTTTTTCAAATTCTGCCGTTTTTCAGTGGGATTCTGGGTGCCATGACGATTTATATTCTTTTGCGTAACCAGATGTTGTATTTGACGGAAAAGAAACGGATGAAACGTAGTATCATGGCTATTCTTCTGTTATGCGAGACGATTCTTTGTTTTCTTATCCCCCTGTCGATTGTCGTGTGGGTATTCGTGAACAAGTTACAGGCCATAAACCTGGACCCGCATAGCTTGATTGCCCCGGTGGAACATGTGGCAGAGCTGATCCGGGAAAAAGTAGGGTATGATCTTTTGAGCAAAGGGAATATAGATACGATATTGGCTGCCTTGCCAAAAATCGGTCAGTTTTTGATGGGAAGCATCAGTAGTTTTACCATTAACGTGGTGGTGCTGCTTTTCGTACTTTATTTCATGCTGATTGGTGGGCGGGATATGGAGGAGTACGTGAGCGAGATCCTTCCGTTTAATCAGCGGAATAAAAAGAATATATTACATGAGTTCAACATGATCGTGAAGTCGAATGCGATCGGGATTCCCCTGCTTGCCGTGATTCAAGGGGCTGTTGCCATGCTGGGATATTTTGTATTCGGGGCTCCGAGTCCCGTGTTGTGGGGATTCTTGTCCTGTTTTGCCACGATTATCCCAATTGTCGGGACTGCATTGATCTGGGCCCCGTTGGCGTTGTATATGGGAATGACGGGGCATTGGGGAATGGCGATCGGGTTGGCGGTCTACGCACTAGTCGTGATCTCGAATGTCGATAATCTGGTTCGGTTCATGTTGCAGAAGAAGATGGCGGACACTCACCCGTTGATTACGATTTTCGGGGTGGTCATCGGACTTTCCTTGTTTGGTTTCATGGGGGTGATCTTCGGACCTTTGCTCCTGTCGATATTTGTCTTTTGCGTGAACATTTTTAAAGTGGAATACTTGGAAGGGGAGGGACGGACGAGACCCAAGATATACAAGCCTTGA
- a CDS encoding RagB/SusD family nutrient uptake outer membrane protein has protein sequence MNWRIIICVVGFLMGGCSLNIPLEDQFSDPDAITDVLSARSLLASAYEGLPQHLFEYSVLSDDFCPTQHLDRDATLKNLYDWREVEMTDLAGTLWTEYYMVVAEVNALLARMDGVITLNDTEVEEKERIICEAKGLKAWCYFDLLRLFAPRYEGNESKDGIILKDRVELDFLPRSSMKACVEEIRKLLKEAKSEKNTMKNVHWLSDKSIAYLQVELELYAGNYSAVLEQTEDLETVYPETMLGAGAYEALWSGNGSVARIFAKYQLSQIYEEIRFETFDKGDYLVLTDEVLFEDGDIRKEWSEVEFVMPDAREVRLLGKYNKMNRDEIASKYVNMARVAGMWLMRAEALARSDRSGDAVSLMNRMMEQRGATAWNTELSGNELINKILEERKKEFVGEGVRFFDMKRCAIPAKRYGVYGKQVSATIKSDDYRWTLPIPASEYRYNTLVKQNEGWPVLAV, from the coding sequence ATGAATTGGAGGATAATAATTTGTGTGGTTGGCTTCCTGATGGGAGGTTGCTCACTTAATATACCGTTGGAAGATCAGTTTTCCGATCCGGATGCAATAACGGATGTTTTGTCGGCTCGTTCGTTGCTGGCATCTGCTTACGAGGGATTGCCTCAACACTTGTTCGAGTACTCGGTTCTATCGGATGATTTTTGTCCCACCCAACATTTAGACCGGGATGCCACGTTGAAAAATCTGTATGACTGGAGGGAGGTTGAAATGACGGATTTGGCGGGAACGTTATGGACCGAATATTACATGGTGGTGGCTGAGGTGAATGCTTTGTTGGCCCGGATGGATGGGGTGATCACGTTGAATGATACCGAAGTGGAGGAAAAGGAGAGGATTATTTGTGAGGCCAAGGGGTTGAAGGCATGGTGTTACTTTGATTTGTTACGCCTGTTTGCTCCTCGTTATGAGGGGAATGAGTCGAAGGACGGGATTATTTTGAAAGACCGGGTGGAGCTTGACTTTTTGCCTCGTTCATCCATGAAAGCTTGCGTGGAGGAAATTCGGAAATTACTTAAAGAGGCTAAAAGTGAGAAAAATACAATGAAGAATGTACATTGGCTATCCGATAAGAGTATTGCTTATTTACAGGTCGAATTAGAGTTGTATGCGGGTAATTATTCCGCCGTATTGGAACAGACGGAAGATTTGGAAACCGTGTATCCGGAAACGATGTTAGGAGCCGGAGCGTACGAGGCACTTTGGAGTGGCAATGGCTCGGTGGCTCGGATTTTCGCAAAATATCAATTGTCCCAGATTTATGAAGAGATTCGTTTTGAAACCTTCGACAAGGGGGATTATTTGGTACTGACGGATGAGGTACTATTTGAGGATGGGGACATTCGGAAAGAATGGTCGGAGGTGGAGTTTGTGATGCCGGATGCTCGTGAAGTTCGTTTACTGGGGAAATATAATAAAATGAACCGGGACGAGATTGCGAGTAAATACGTGAACATGGCACGGGTTGCCGGAATGTGGCTGATGCGTGCGGAGGCTTTAGCTCGTTCAGACCGAAGTGGTGATGCCGTGAGTCTGATGAACCGGATGATGGAACAACGGGGTGCTACTGCGTGGAATACGGAATTATCGGGTAATGAGTTAATAAATAAAATTCTGGAGGAACGTAAAAAAGAATTTGTGGGTGAAGGAGTCCGTTTTTTTGATATGAAACGGTGTGCTATTCCGGCCAAACGCTACGGTGTGTATGGTAAACAAGTGTCGGCTACGATTAAGTCAGACGACTATCGTTGGACCTTACCGATTCCGGCAAGTGAATATAGGTATAACACGTTGGTCAAACAGAATGAAGGATGGCCGGTTTTGGCTGTGTGA
- a CDS encoding Crp/Fnr family transcriptional regulator — MDIARLFDCPLCTGIPEREREQFIEGFDYSVKSYMKGEVVFWQGDVCRFLYILLEGEVEAEMTDDSGAMLRIETIRAPRALAPAFLFAEDNHFPVTATVSEKADVFIATKESVFRQMGRYESFLRNFLSVNANRTTFLTGRLQFLSFKTIRGKLIHYILELAFPDKKKVLLGKSQQELAEYFGVTRPALAKVLYELADEGMISVNRREIIILDREKMRRALN; from the coding sequence ATGGATATAGCACGACTTTTCGATTGCCCTTTATGCACGGGAATTCCCGAACGGGAGAGGGAGCAGTTTATAGAAGGATTTGATTATAGCGTGAAGAGCTATATGAAAGGGGAAGTGGTTTTCTGGCAGGGAGACGTGTGCCGGTTCCTTTATATCTTGCTGGAGGGGGAAGTCGAGGCGGAAATGACGGATGATTCGGGGGCCATGTTGCGAATCGAGACGATCCGGGCGCCGAGAGCGCTTGCCCCGGCGTTCCTTTTTGCCGAGGACAATCATTTCCCGGTGACGGCCACCGTTTCGGAGAAGGCCGACGTGTTTATCGCCACGAAAGAATCCGTGTTCCGTCAGATGGGACGTTATGAAAGTTTCCTGCGTAATTTTCTGTCCGTGAATGCGAACCGGACAACTTTCCTTACCGGGCGTTTGCAGTTCCTGTCATTCAAGACGATCCGGGGAAAATTGATTCATTATATTCTGGAACTGGCCTTCCCCGATAAGAAAAAGGTGTTGTTGGGAAAGTCTCAGCAGGAATTGGCCGAATATTTCGGGGTGACCCGTCCGGCATTGGCCAAGGTGTTGTACGAGCTGGCTGACGAGGGGATGATTTCCGTGAATCGCCGGGAGATTATCATTTTGGATCGGGAGAAGATGCGGAGGGCCTTGAATTAG